One segment of Haliotis asinina isolate JCU_RB_2024 chromosome 12, JCU_Hal_asi_v2, whole genome shotgun sequence DNA contains the following:
- the LOC137257343 gene encoding GPI transamidase component PIG-T-like, with the protein MAATIGEREMRLLAILFVIVGTASYGSASVSDTFKEELFIKPLDSGHTYFHFQFTTIWNASIQDQETFHHYRLFPKSLGDVVSTYGVQELHLSQTQGLWRHKKWGYPVEDAPPGAEFWVWFKPTVKNVDQTWAELVNAVSGLFCTSLNFLDGKSTVAPKWSFRPRGVATEGYSYSSKFVRYGALPSEIVCTENLTPWKKLLPCDTKVGLATLFKAVKLYDAAYHSLATHIRPVCQDAECKQQAIELSLSLSVVFDTTVINAGYPNWSLKKIFGNSLSTQCPVSSSSTVYVDVSNQDDKKFKLTPEPTRRESFVRGHESRTYAVYDVGESTSGGKVLNIAAKFDSALTFFDIQPPPLFTQRYITGYGLERGGVMCEVHNTLSSNLTIIYMDTLPWFMRVFYKSLTIKNNGATISPFKIHYIPGKDRIRSYQFEIVFRLRANSITTISYEFERAFLKWTEYPPDANHGFPINSAIISTVLSDSINYTAPGQQSAVFGTSMKDESDQFFLRIHTESLLVSLPTPDFSMPYNVICLACTVVAIAFGSIHNLTTRRFIVSDPNKKKGLLAKVWAFFKRGEKKAEDKSEEESEKKSGEVQTRDNDDSPTLESVGVEYCCTCSCMKCVAVSVLLRENTYSICWVVQTNNTTHVVQGLNVLLVIIVFVIHS; encoded by the exons ATGGCGGCCACCATAGGGGAAAGAGAGATGCGGTTGCTAGCGATTTTATTTGTGATCGTTGGAACAGCGTCTTATGGCTCAGCATCAGTTAGTGACACTTTCAAGGAAGAGTTATTCATCAAGCCTCTAGACAGCGGACATACATACTTCCATTTTCAATTCACCACAATATGGAACGCATCTATTCAAGATCAGGAAACAT TTCATCACTATCGGCTGTTCCCAAAGTCTTTGGGCGATGTTGTGTCTACATATGGGGTTCAAGAGCTGCACCTGTCTCAGACTCAGGGCCTCTGGCGCCATAAGAAATGGGGGTACCCAGTGGAAGACGCCCCACCTGGAGCTGAGTTCTGGGTTTGGTTCAAGCCAACTGTGAAAAA TGTAGATCAGACATGGGCTGAGCTTGTCAATGCTGTGTCTGGACTGTTTTGCACTTCACTTAATTTCCTTGATGGAAAATCAACTGTTGCTCCCAAGTGGAGTTTCCGGCCCAGAGGTGTGGCCACTGAGGGCTACTCCTACAGTAGCAAGTTCGTTCGTTATGGAGCCCTGCCAAGTGagattgtgtgtacagagaaTCTCACGCCCTGGAAGAAGCTTCTCCCGTGTGACACCAAG GTGGGGCTTGCAACTCTGTTCAAGGCTGTGAAACTGTACGATGCTGCCTACCACTCACTAGCCACTCACATCAGACCAGTCTGCCAG gatgctgagtgCAAGCAGCAAGCAATAGAACTCAGCCTCAGTCTGTCTGTGGTATTTGACACAACCGTCATCAACGCTGGCTATCCAA ATTGGTCCTTGAAGAAGATTTTTGGAAACTCCCTGTCAACTCAGTGCCCTGTGTCCAGTAGTAGTACAGTATATGTCGATGTCTCAAACCAGGAT GACAAGAAGTTCAAGTTGACACCGGAACCAACCCGTCGAGAGAGCTTTGTCCGCGGCCATGAGTCGAGAACTTATGCAGTGTATGATGTTGGGGAGAGCACCTCTGGTGGGAAGGTCCTCAACATTGCAGCCAAGTTTGACAGTGCCCTCACCTTCTTTGACATTCAGCCTCCACCACTGTTTACTCAGCGATACATCACAG GTTATGGCCTTGAAAGAGGAGGTGTGATGTGTGAAGTCCACAATACACTGTCATCCAACTTGACCATCATCTACATGGACACCTTGCCATGGTTCATGCGAGTCTTCTATAAGTCCCTCACCATAAAGAACAACGGTGCCACCATCAGTCCTT TCAAAATCCACTACATCCCGGGCAAAGACCGTATCAGATCTTATCAGTTTGAGATAGTGTTCCGACTCCGAGCCAACTCCATCACAACAATCAGCTACGAGTTTGAGCGAGCGTTCCTCAAGTGGACAGAGTACCCCCCAGATGCTAACCATGGTTTCCCCATCAACTCCGCCATCATCTCCACGGTCCTCTCTGATTCCATCAACTACACCGCCCCAGGCCAACAGTCAGCTGTCTTCGGAACAAG CATGAAGGATGAATCGGACCAGTTTTTCCTGAGAATACACACTGAGTCTCTGCTGGTTTCTCTCCCGACTCCAGACTTCAGCATGCCATACAATGTGATCTGTCTCGCTTGCACTGTGGTGGCCATCGCCTTTGGCTCTATCCATAACCTCACCACCAGGCGCTTCATTGTCTCCGACCCCAACAAGAAGAAGGGACTCCTTGCCAAGGTCTGGGCTTTCTTCAAGAGGGGAGAAAAGAAAGCAGAGGATAAATCAGAGGAAGAGTCAGAGAAGAAGAGTGGAGAAGTGCAAACAAGAGACAATGATGACAGCCCTACA CTGGAGAGTGTGGGCGTGGAGTACTGCTGTACCTGTTCCTGTATGAagtgtgttgctgtgtctgtgctGCTCAGGGAGAACACATACTCTATTTGTTGGGtagtacaaacaaacaacacaactcATGTTGTCCAGGGTCTTAATGTCTTACttgtaattattgtttttgtgaTCCATTCATGA